In Flavobacterium sp. N3904, one DNA window encodes the following:
- a CDS encoding CCA tRNA nucleotidyltransferase, whose translation MNYKEALNNKIFEVISKASQELNVESYVIGGFVRDLLLNRDSKKDIDVVAVGSGIELALKVSELLPKKPKVQIFKTYGTAMLRFDDTEIEFVGARKESYNLDSRNPIVENGTLEDDQNRRDFTINALALSLNSNNFGALSDPFNGISDLENKIIKTPLDPDITFSDDPLRMLRGIRFAAQLGFEIDKVSLESITKNAERIKIISGERIVEELNKILSTDKPSVGFLLLFKTGLLDIILPELTALNQVEEIEGHTHKNNFYHTLEVVDNICPNTDDVWLRWSALLHDIGKAPTKRFNKKQGWTFHGHEFLGGKMAKKIFERLHMPLNHKMKFVQKMVIMSSRPIVLAQDIVTDSAVRRLVFDAGEDVENLMTLCEADITTKNPNKFKKYHSNFEIVRKKIVEVEERDHVRNFQPPISGEEIMEIFNLKPSREIGMLKEAIKEAILEGEIANDYDAAYGFMMKRAEKLGLKKV comes from the coding sequence ATGAACTACAAAGAAGCCTTAAACAATAAAATATTCGAAGTTATATCGAAAGCATCCCAAGAACTTAATGTAGAAAGTTATGTAATTGGTGGTTTTGTTCGTGACCTACTTTTAAATAGAGATTCCAAAAAAGACATTGATGTTGTTGCTGTCGGGAGTGGTATCGAATTGGCTTTAAAAGTTTCAGAATTATTACCAAAAAAACCAAAAGTTCAGATTTTCAAAACCTATGGAACGGCAATGTTGCGTTTTGATGACACCGAAATTGAATTTGTAGGTGCTCGAAAAGAATCCTATAATCTTGACAGCCGTAATCCAATTGTAGAAAACGGAACCCTTGAAGACGATCAAAATCGTAGAGATTTTACCATTAATGCATTAGCTTTATCTTTGAACTCCAATAATTTTGGTGCTCTGTCCGATCCTTTCAATGGTATTTCCGACTTGGAAAACAAAATTATAAAAACACCTCTAGATCCAGACATTACCTTTTCGGACGATCCTTTACGCATGCTACGCGGAATTCGATTTGCCGCTCAATTGGGTTTTGAAATCGACAAAGTTTCCTTGGAGTCTATTACCAAAAATGCCGAACGCATCAAAATCATTTCTGGAGAACGAATCGTAGAAGAATTGAATAAGATTCTTTCTACCGATAAACCTTCCGTTGGATTTTTATTGTTGTTTAAAACTGGCCTTTTGGATATTATTCTACCTGAATTAACCGCTTTGAACCAAGTAGAAGAAATAGAAGGTCATACACACAAAAATAATTTTTACCATACTCTAGAAGTTGTAGATAACATCTGCCCCAATACCGACGATGTTTGGTTGCGCTGGTCGGCTTTGTTGCATGACATTGGAAAAGCTCCCACCAAACGCTTCAACAAAAAACAAGGTTGGACATTTCATGGTCATGAATTCCTAGGCGGTAAAATGGCCAAAAAAATATTCGAGCGCTTACACATGCCGTTGAACCACAAAATGAAATTTGTGCAAAAAATGGTTATCATGAGTTCGCGACCAATCGTTTTGGCACAAGATATTGTTACTGACTCGGCAGTGCGTCGTTTGGTTTTTGATGCTGGCGAAGATGTTGAAAATTTAATGACGCTTTGCGAAGCGGATATCACAACTAAAAACCCCAATAAATTCAAGAAATACCATAGTAATTTCGAGATTGTCCGCAAAAAAATTGTGGAAGTAGAAGAACGTGACCATGTGCGTAATTTTCAACCTCCAATTTCAGGTGAAGAAATTATGGAGATATTCAACTTAAAGCCTTCTCGTGAAATCGGAATGCTAAAAGAAGCCATTAAAGAAGCCATCCTAGAAGGAGAAATTGCAAATGATTATGATGCCGCTTATGGATTTATGATGAAAAGAGCAGAAAAATTAGGTTTAAAGAAAGTTTAA
- a CDS encoding L-threonylcarbamoyladenylate synthase: MDINQEIHNAYEVIKEGGIILYPTDTVWGIGCDATNPEAVAKIYKLKKRAETQSMICLMNGEKMIYNVFKEIPEVAWQIMDFSENPTTLVLDKPRNVAPNLIATDNTLGIRVVKEPFCFKLMERMKKPLVSTSANISGQPTPKSFKEISPEIIKGVDYVVNLHRDKIAGKPSTIIKLTNDSQVKVIRK; the protein is encoded by the coding sequence ATGGACATCAATCAAGAAATACACAACGCTTACGAAGTTATAAAAGAAGGTGGAATCATACTCTACCCTACCGATACCGTTTGGGGAATAGGCTGTGATGCCACAAATCCCGAAGCGGTTGCCAAAATATACAAACTCAAAAAACGAGCCGAAACCCAAAGCATGATCTGCCTGATGAATGGCGAAAAAATGATTTACAATGTTTTTAAAGAAATTCCGGAGGTAGCTTGGCAAATTATGGATTTTTCCGAAAACCCAACAACACTAGTACTTGACAAACCCCGAAATGTGGCTCCCAATTTAATCGCAACTGATAATACGTTGGGAATTCGGGTTGTCAAAGAACCTTTTTGTTTCAAATTAATGGAGCGCATGAAAAAACCATTGGTTTCCACGTCAGCGAATATCTCTGGCCAACCTACTCCGAAAAGTTTCAAAGAAATTAGTCCCGAAATTATAAAAGGCGTCGACTATGTTGTAAATTTGCATCGCGATAAAATTGCCGGAAAACCATCAACAATCATTAAATTAACTAATGATTCACAGGTTAAGGTGATTCGAAAATAG
- a CDS encoding capsule assembly Wzi family protein, with protein MHYFISSKFEFYAESGWNDHSQDLAYLFEYPEHPRAYLAGFSKIFMLDKTKNKYLKVNFETTRLEQSADRVVRTAGAWYLHGIILQGYTHKGEVIGAGIGPGSNLQTLDFSVWENNKVRGI; from the coding sequence ATGCATTATTTTATATCATCAAAATTTGAGTTTTATGCCGAAAGCGGCTGGAATGACCATTCACAAGATTTAGCATATTTATTCGAATACCCTGAACATCCAAGAGCCTATCTTGCTGGTTTTAGCAAAATTTTCATGCTAGACAAAACCAAGAATAAGTATCTGAAAGTAAATTTTGAAACCACTCGTCTGGAACAAAGTGCAGATCGTGTAGTAAGAACAGCTGGTGCTTGGTATTTGCATGGAATTATTCTTCAAGGCTACACACACAAAGGAGAAGTAATAGGTGCTGGCATTGGGCCTGGTAGCAATTTACAAACTTTAGATTTTAGTGTCTGGGAAAATAATAAAGTTAGGGGAATATAA
- a CDS encoding DegT/DnrJ/EryC1/StrS family aminotransferase: MSVIKIPIYRPHLNGNEKKYVNECIDSTWISSKGEFITRFEKQFENFLEVKHATTVSNGTVALHLALLALGISEDDEVIVPTLTYIASVNCIHYTGAKPIFVDSLADSWQMDPKDVRSKITNKTKAIMAVHLYGHACDMDALLSICKEFGLYLIEDCAEAIGSKYKGKYVGTFGDISTFSFFGNKTITTGEGGMVVTNDETLFDRCVHFKGQGLAKHRQYWHDVVGYNYRMTNICAAIGLAQLEQVDDFIHRKREIAEKYKFAFENSSIKFHGELPDVYNSYWMCSILVEKPEQREELRDFLMEKGIETRPLFYPVHTMPMYAGKFQKHAVAEDLGWRGINLPSFPVMTDDEQDQIIYHIKEFFL, encoded by the coding sequence ATGTCAGTAATAAAAATTCCAATTTATAGGCCACACTTAAATGGTAATGAAAAAAAGTATGTTAATGAATGTATTGATTCTACATGGATTTCATCTAAAGGAGAGTTCATAACGCGATTTGAAAAACAATTTGAAAACTTTTTAGAAGTCAAACATGCAACAACAGTTTCTAATGGTACGGTAGCATTACATTTAGCATTACTAGCTTTAGGAATTAGTGAAGATGATGAGGTAATTGTACCAACATTAACTTATATAGCTTCAGTAAATTGCATACATTATACAGGTGCAAAGCCAATATTTGTTGACTCATTAGCAGATTCATGGCAAATGGATCCAAAGGATGTTAGAAGTAAAATTACTAATAAAACTAAAGCAATTATGGCAGTTCATTTATATGGACATGCTTGTGATATGGATGCTTTATTATCGATTTGTAAAGAATTTGGATTGTATTTAATTGAAGATTGTGCAGAAGCAATTGGTTCAAAATATAAAGGAAAATATGTGGGTACTTTTGGTGATATTTCTACATTTAGTTTTTTTGGTAATAAAACTATCACCACAGGCGAAGGAGGCATGGTTGTAACAAATGATGAAACCCTTTTTGATAGATGTGTACATTTTAAAGGACAAGGTTTAGCGAAGCATAGGCAATATTGGCATGATGTAGTTGGGTATAATTATCGAATGACTAATATTTGTGCAGCAATAGGCTTGGCTCAGTTGGAGCAGGTTGATGATTTTATTCACAGAAAAAGAGAAATTGCAGAAAAATACAAGTTTGCATTTGAAAATAGCTCTATTAAGTTTCATGGTGAACTTCCAGATGTTTACAATTCGTATTGGATGTGTAGCATCTTGGTTGAAAAGCCAGAGCAAAGAGAAGAGTTAAGAGATTTTTTGATGGAAAAAGGCATTGAAACAAGACCTTTGTTTTATCCTGTGCATACTATGCCAATGTATGCAGGAAAATTCCAAAAGCATGCTGTTGCAGAAGATTTAGGATGGAGAGGTATTAATTTGCCAAGTTTTCCTGTAATGACAGATGATGAACAAGATCAAATAATTTATCATATCAAAGAGTTTTTTCTATGA